A genomic window from Brassica oleracea var. oleracea cultivar TO1000 chromosome C8, BOL, whole genome shotgun sequence includes:
- the LOC106309284 gene encoding LOW QUALITY PROTEIN: uncharacterized protein LOC106309284 (The sequence of the model RefSeq protein was modified relative to this genomic sequence to represent the inferred CDS: deleted 1 base in 1 codon; substituted 5 bases at 5 genomic stop codons) produces the protein MAHAEVASERRKKMKHLSSIANEVVLRCSQELGSTIDEIVEEFECQWKPAEATYSKKFVEFFDSKAMSRVCQNIPERIKDGSFTRLTFDMMLAWQQPDVNDNESHLEAVGKESEDNRIQATLSPEQDDISLFYSYIMPLXXADHEPSVGEDAFDYLASLIPLPADIINGRYTFETLTAPTGHQLHFPAYDMFVKDIHKCMKYLQKQTKTKGVDLADDEIILYVEGTMASQRVVRHIKETSWPGRLTLTNYGLYFEAAGIINYEDALKIDLTKDGASYVKPNSTGPWGAPLFDKAIVYXSPDFEEGIVLEFPEMTSSTRRDHHWLMLVKEITLMHQFLXKYNVESPLQAWEVHSRTILGIIRLHAAREMLRISPPDPKRFLIFSLFEEVPKGDSVLEELAEISQKVGTTKNPCSAGSILRNMNMEQLGSILKEEEEDKYKEKSKVIDKEEMLASLESAVNQTREEGREIEKAKATTRELEEEGITESVAVLMELMRPMQDALPWFQEVLNWERPSRTLFVLAIAILTVYKEWVGKAIAACLVWMVVRMAQARQKKVHTKSEDAVKVSTESDXTMTESIVSAQYGLIRLRQLIQHVNITIMKLRSIYTSSKHASMVTASILALAIFFAVVPFKLVIMFGTIYCFVMTSSVGRYMSNDQSNRRMKEWWDSIPIVPVRVLNSASK, from the exons ATGGCACATGCAGAAGTTGCCAGTGAACGA AGGAAGAAGATGAAGCACTTGTCCTCCATTGCCAACGAAGTCGTTCTTAGATGTTCACA GGAACTAGGGTCAACCATAGATGAAATTGTGGAAGAGTTTGAATGTCAATGGAAGCCTGCCGAAGCTACTTACTCGAAGAAGTTTGTGGAGTTCTTCGACTCAAAGGCGATGAGTAGGGTTTGTCAAAACATACCTGAGAGGATCAAAGATGGTTCTTTTACCCGTCTCACGTTCGATATGATGCTTGCGTGGCAACAACCTGATGTTAATGACAATGAGTCTCACTTG GAAGCAGTAGGTAAGGAGAGTGAAGATAACAGGATTCAAGCTACCTTGTCCCCAGAGCAAGATGACATCTCTCTGTTTTATTCATATATCATGCCGCTTTAGTAA GCTGATCATGAACCAAGTGTGGGTGAAGATGCATTTGACTATTTGGCCTCACTCATTCCTCTCCCAGCTGATATCATCAACGGAAGATACACGTTTGAGACTCTAACCGCTCCTACCGGCCACCAACTTCATTTCCCAGCTTATGACATGTTTGTCAAAGATATTCACAA GTGTATGAAGTATTTGCAAAAACAAACGAAAACTAAAGGGGTCGATTTAGCGGATGATGAAATTATATTGTACGTAGAAGGAACAATGGCTTCACAGAGAGTGGTTCGCCACATTAAAGAAACAAGCTGGCCAG GTAGACTTACTTTGACAAACTATGGGTTATACTTCGAAGCTGCAGGAATTATAAACTATGAAGATGCTCTTAAGATAGATCTTACCAAAGACGGTGCCAGTTATGTGAAGCCTAATTCCACTGGTCCATGGGGTGCCCCTCTTTTTGACAAGGCCATTGTATATTAGTCTCCCGATTT TGAGGAAGGAATTGTCTTAGAGTTTCCGGAGATGACAAGCTCAACGAGAAGGGATCAT CATTGGCTTATGCTTGTAAAGGAGATAACATTAATGCACCAGTTTTTATAGAAATACAATGTTGAATCTCCCTTACAAGCATGGGAAGTCCATTCGAGAACAATATTGGGGATAATACGGTTGCATGCAGCCCGTGAAATGTTGAGGATTTCTCCACCGGATCCAAAAAGGTTTTTAATATTCAGTTTATTTGAGGAAGTTCCTAAGGGAGACTCTGTACTAGAAGAGCTCGCAGAGATTAGTCAAAAGGTGGGTACTACCAAAAACCCGTGTAGTGCTGGCTCCATATTGAGGAATATGAACATGGAACAGCTTGGTAGCATATTAAAAGAAGAGGAAGAAGATAAGTACAAGGAGAAGAGTAAAGTGATTGATAAAGAAGAAATGCTTGCATCGCTTGAAAGTGCAGTGAATCAAACTCGAGAAGAGGGAAGGGAGATTGAAAAGGCTAAAGCTACTACAAGGGAGCTCGAAGAGGAAGGGATTACTGAAAGTGTAGCAGTTCTTATG GAGCTGATGAGGCCAATGCAAGACGCATTGCCATGGTTCCAAGAAGTGCTTAATTGGGAAAGGCCTTCTCGTACGCTTTTTGTTCTAGCCATTGCCATTTTAACCGTCTACAA GGAGTGGGTCGGCAAGGCTATAGCTGCTTGCTTAGTATGGATGGTGGTTAGAATGGCTCAGGCTAGACAAAAGAAGGTACACACAAAAAGTGAGGATGCGGTAAAAGTTAGCACCGAATCCGACTAAACAATGACTGAAAGCATTGTGTCGGCTCAATATGGCTTAATAAGACTTCGCCAGTTAATACAGCATGTCAACATCACCATCATGAAGTTGCGATCCATATATACCTCTAGCAAG CATGCAAGCATGGTGACGGCGTCGATTTTAGCCTTGGCAATATTTTTTGCGGTGGTGCCGTTCAAGTTGGTCATCATGTTTGGTACAATATATTGCTTTGTAATGACATCGAGTGTCGGGAGATACATGAGCAACGATCAGAGTAACCGGAGAATGAAAGAGTGGTGGGATTCCATACCCATTGTTCCCGTTCGTGTCCTTAACTCTGCTTCCAAGTAG